One Pichia kudriavzevii chromosome 3, complete sequence genomic window carries:
- a CDS encoding uncharacterized protein (PKUD0C11690; similar to Saccharomyces cerevisiae YOR118W (RTC5); ancestral locus Anc_5.431), protein MGNSPSTEDKFQTLTVTREKLHQTFRRLAKERTPSVDLLTISRGIFGEVRGLDETVSLEHLKDKTGVNDDNIWKLYKSLSKWPCLRDLNQEDYNYFTLGEIVILTFLLNGGFRKLGLDGNYFTKLVFILAAHVKGENKCQAEKQSMEIEQADDTKNEEVEVIVQDGVIKWELLPIVQSFDQVEAGIMDRHTLEELIKACLSMSVMRYIDNAFDIDYKHQISSLVHTIYSEGLTLQKFENNVVDFTPNLLIPLTNLFGKLLLPDDPSLHTDGKNLSIPLLAQLSTVTNIEKMLKSKALYQGSRDGFSINSILTHTSNYNAETVLLITGKIADKGKGLFYKYFPRFHPVVEAEPVVGKRFQMAIILNAPWRVSNTKNFCDDLTVVQLSPRQMTLKSKEACFYFSNIGLGLGVGSPPPLKSKHGGKITFRLRGISLTIDNSLEVGNWRVEDVSDSMFGSTSGAPSIYGDWWFKIREVEVLGLGDNETFSEQKRRLEWEEKEAERRQGLNDYKEGRALLELAGIVGQGGSGGSV, encoded by the coding sequence ATGGGTAACAGTCCAAGTACAGAAGATAAGTTTCAAACTCTCACGGttacaagagaaaaattgCACCAGACCTTTCGTCGTTTAGCCAAGGAGAGGACGCCAAGTGTTGACCTTTTAACTATATCTAGGGGAATATTTGGAGAAGTGAGAGGACTGGATGAAACTGTCTCTTTAGAACATCTAAAAGACAAGACTGGTGtaaatgatgataatatcTGGAAACTTTACAAAAGCCTCTCTAAATGGCCATGCCTTCGTGATTTAAATCAAGAAGATTATAATTATTTTACTTTAGGAGAAATAGTGATCTTGACGTTCTTGCTGAATGGTGGTTTTAGGAAACTAGGACTAGATGGGAACTACTTTACTAAAttggttttcattttgGCTGCTCATGTTAAAGGTGAGAACAAGTGCCAAGCTGAGAAACAAAGTATGGAAATCGAACAAGCTGATGATAccaaaaatgaagaagttgaagtgATTGTACAGGATGGTGTTATAAAATGGGAATTACTGCCCATTGTTCAATCGTTTGATCAAGTGGAGGCGGGAATCATGGATAGACACACATTGGAGGAATTAATCAAAGCATGTTTGTCTATGTCGGTAATGAGATATATTGATAACgcatttgatattgattaCAAACACCAGATCAGTTCGTTGGTTCACACTATATACAGTGAAGGATTAACGCTAcagaaatttgaaaataacgTTGTAGACTTTACGCCTAATCTTTTGATCCCACTAACCAATCTGTTTGGCAAATTGTTGCTGCCGGATGATCCATCGTTGCATACGGACGGAAAGAATTTAAGCATCCCCCTGCTTGCACAACTCTCAACAGTGacaaatattgaaaagatgCTGAAATCAAAAGCCTTGTACCAAGGTTCAAGGGACGgattttcaatcaattcgATATTGACCCATACAAGTAATTACAACGCAGAGACAGTTTTATTGATTACCGGGAAAATTGCTGATAAGGGAAAAGGGTTGTTTTATAAGTATTTCCCTCGATTCCATCCAGTGGTGGAGGCAGAACCAGTTGTAGGGAAAAGGTTCCAAATGGCAATAATACTCAATGCTCCCTGGCGAGTCTCAAATACTAAGAATTTCTGTGACGACTTGACTGTAGTGCAGCTGTCTCCGAGACAGATGACATTAAAATCTAAGGAGGCGTGCTTTTATTTCAGTAACATTGGTTTAGGACTTGGGGTAGGCAGCCCACCCCCACTGAAATCCAAACATGGAGGCAAGATTACCTTTAGGTTAAGGGGCATATCTTTGACTATCGACAATTCTCTCGAAGTGGGTAATTGGAGGGTTGAGGATGTATCTGATAGTATGTTTGGCTCTACCTCTGGAGCGCCATCTATATATGGGGACTGGTGGTTCAAAATACGAGAGGTCGAGGTTCTTGGACTCGGAGACAATGAAACTTTCAGTGAACAAAAGCGTCGTTTGGAGTGGGAGGAGAAAGAAGCAGAGCGTCGACAGGGGCTCAATGATTACAAGGAGGGTCGTGCGTTGCTTGAGCTTGCGGGAATTGTAGGACAAGGGGGTTCTGGTGGATCTGTTTGA
- a CDS encoding uncharacterized protein (PKUD0C11680; similar to Saccharomyces cerevisiae YDR365C (ESF1); ancestral locus Anc_5.430), which produces MSRGQDDPRFSKVFSDPRFRTVRKKDLKVQLDDRFNKKDLKKDFTLLKSRAKVDKYGRKIKENNDIVDNLDKYYNDQVDGDDDESVESENSADDSGKSANDISEPSSDSDDQNSEEEIGSRKEDDDDGDEEESGATQLDEDPLAIARGLIGNDSDLDTTSDEESDEEDEEVEASVESEDEKEKIPEQEPTNRIAVVNLDWDHLKSSDLFATFNSFLPKDGAIQSVTIYKSQYGKERLADEEINGPPKEIFKPLKEDNESDDDDGDSDDDDLDVAKASKKLIEENNGEESFDSTALRKYQLQRLRYYYAIVEFNTTASAIEIYKACDGTEFESSGNFFDLRYVPNEMEFDDTDIRDSCTKLTTNYQPIEFSTDSLRNSKPKLTWDETPIERVQILTKSFKQGELDDLDLKNYLASDSEDEQVEDSSINKYKQLVGNLSSKKSDSENGEDDEGEDDVDMEITFTPGASITEKAKKEEELSAIEKLRAKEKERRKARKQKIKELKKQSQQKKSRRNNEDTDENKEANELVMDHIGSEAAELDHFNMKDVEKLEKLKNKKNKHKNKRQREQERELEERLANHGNEKLEIDERFSEMLDNHAFVGGSALLQQERKKTKKEKKH; this is translated from the coding sequence atgtcTCGTGGACAGGACGACCCAAGATTTAGTAAAGTTTTCTCAGATCCTAGGTTTAGAACGGTGAGGAAGAAGGATCTGAAGGTGCAGCTAGATGATAGATTTAACAAGAAAGACCTAAAAAAAGACTTCACTCTTTTAAAGTCCAGAGCAAAGGTTGACAAATATGGTaggaaaataaaggaaaataatGACATTGTGGATAATTTAGATAAATATTATAATGACCAAGTAGATggtgatgacgatgaaagTGTAGAAAGTGAAAATAGTGCTGATGATAGTGGAAAGTCAGCTAATGACATATCTGAACCTTCATCTGACTCAGATGATCAAAACtccgaagaagaaattggaagCAGAAAggaggatgatgatgatggtgatgagGAGGAAAGTGGAGCCACTCAATTAGATGAAGATCCTTTGGCAATTGCCAGGGGTTTAATTGGCAATGATTCAGATTTAGATACTACATCAGATGAAGAATCGGACGAGgaggatgaagaagtaGAAGCTTCTGTCGaatctgaagatgaaaaggaaaaaatcCCAGAACAGGAACCGACCAATAGGATTGCTGTTGTCAACTTGGATTGGGACCACTTGAAATCCAGCGATTTGTTTGCAACCTTCAACTCTTTCCTTCCAAAAGATGGTGCCATTCAATCTGTTACAATATACAAGTCCCAATATGGTAAAGAGAGGCTagcagatgaagaaattaatGGACCTCCAAAGGAAATTTTCAAGCCATTGAAGGAAGATAACgaaagtgatgatgatgatggtgataGTGACGACGATGACCTCGATGTTGCAAAAGCTAGtaaaaaattgattgaagaaaataatggTGAAGAAAGTTTTGATTCCACTGCACTAAGGAAATACCAATTGCAACGGTTGAGATATTACTATGCCATTGTTGAATTCAATACAACTGCAAGTGCTATTGAGATATACAAGGCATGTGATGGAACAGAGTTTGAGAGCAGTggtaatttttttgatcTCAGATACGTCCCAAATGAAATGGAATTTGATGACACAGATATTAGAGATTCATGTACTAAGCTAACTACTAATTATCAACCAATTGAGTTTTCTACAGACTCGTTGAGAAATAGTAAACCAAAATTGACATGGGATGAAACACCTATTGAGAGAGTTCAAATACTAACTAAATCCTTTAAACAAGGCGAACTGGATGActtagatttgaaaaattatctTGCAAGTGATagtgaagatgaacaaGTGGAAGATTCCAGTATcaacaaatataaacaacTGGTTGGAAATTTAAGTTCCAAGAAGTCAGATTCTGAGAatggtgaagatgatgagggagaagatgatgttgaCATGGAAATCACATTTACACCAGGTGCCTCGATAACAGAAAAGGctaaaaaagaagaagagttgagtgcaattgaaaaactaaGAGCcaaagagaaggagaggCGGAAGGCAcgtaaacaaaaaatcaaggaatTAAAGAAGCAGAgtcaacaaaagaaaagtagaAGGAACAATGAAGACACCGATGAGAACAAAGAAGCCAACGAACTTGTTATGGATCACATTGGTTCCGAGGCAGCCGAATTGGACCATTTTAATATGAAAGATGTGGAAAAGCTTGAGAAACTCAAGaataaaaagaacaaacacAAGAACAAACGACAACGTGAACAAGAGCGAGAGCTTGAAGAACGTCTTGCAAACCATGGCAATGAGAAGTTGGAAATTGATGAACGTTTTTCTGAAATGCTTGATAATCATGCCTTCGTTGGTGGTTCAGCATTATTACAAcaggaaagaaagaagacaaagaaggagaaaaaacaTTAA